The proteins below come from a single Acetobacteroides hydrogenigenes genomic window:
- a CDS encoding ABC transporter permease yields MREGILCVLLRELRRMSSSSIYLFVLIVFPLACFFLFTEIFKNGVPHKIPIAVCDADASVMSRKAARMVNATPSVDACYRVTSFNEGKELMMRGKISAFVLISKDFERDIYRGNPTKIALYVNNLNILKGGLLDRDIRTALATLNAGVDLQGRMKKGESAKLAVAQVMPVVLEKKMLYNPFGSYAYYLLTALLPVMLQMFIITASVYAVNVEMKDGTAREWLKASGFDVISAITGKMIPYSVIFFIISLFMSTLLYRFIGVPLRGSRLILILSNLFFVLAYQGVGIFITCLISNLRLSLSMSSAYAICAFTFSGLTFPFIGMPSVIAILGQFFPFTQYLDIYISQGLRGAPIYTALFPLGMLGLFILFPLLLLPKLQKHMMYTKYWGGV; encoded by the coding sequence ATGCGAGAAGGAATTCTTTGCGTGCTTTTACGGGAGCTCAGGCGGATGTCGTCGAGTTCGATCTACCTTTTTGTGCTGATCGTATTCCCTTTGGCATGCTTCTTCCTTTTCACCGAGATTTTCAAAAATGGAGTCCCCCATAAGATACCTATTGCGGTATGCGATGCTGATGCCTCGGTAATGTCGCGAAAGGCTGCACGTATGGTAAATGCAACGCCTTCGGTTGATGCATGCTACCGTGTAACCAGCTTTAACGAGGGCAAAGAGCTGATGATGCGTGGAAAAATCAGCGCCTTTGTTCTAATTTCAAAGGATTTCGAAAGGGACATTTATAGAGGTAATCCTACTAAAATAGCGCTCTACGTTAATAACCTAAACATCCTTAAGGGCGGCTTGCTGGACAGGGATATCCGTACGGCACTTGCAACGCTCAATGCAGGCGTCGACTTGCAGGGAAGGATGAAGAAGGGGGAGAGCGCTAAGCTTGCCGTGGCACAGGTTATGCCAGTTGTTCTGGAAAAGAAGATGCTCTATAATCCTTTCGGGAGCTATGCATACTACCTTCTTACCGCATTACTTCCTGTTATGCTTCAGATGTTTATTATTACAGCATCAGTCTATGCTGTAAACGTCGAGATGAAGGATGGAACGGCAAGAGAGTGGCTAAAAGCATCGGGATTTGATGTTATAAGCGCGATAACCGGCAAGATGATACCATATTCGGTGATCTTCTTTATTATTAGCCTTTTTATGAGTACGCTGCTCTACCGATTTATAGGGGTGCCCCTTCGCGGTAGCAGGCTAATCCTTATTCTATCGAACCTATTCTTTGTTCTAGCCTATCAAGGTGTTGGCATCTTTATTACATGCCTGATAAGCAACCTTAGGTTGTCGCTTTCGATGTCGAGTGCTTATGCCATATGTGCATTTACGTTTTCGGGCTTAACCTTTCCGTTTATTGGCATGCCGTCTGTTATTGCTATTCTGGGGCAGTTTTTCCCATTTACGCAATACCTCGACATCTATATAAGCCAAGGATTACGTGGAGCTCCAATTTACACCGCGCTCTTTCCTTTAGGAATGCTGGGGCTGTTTATTCTTTTCCCGCTTTTGCTATTGCCCAAGCTGCAGAAGCACATGATGTATACGAAATACTGGGGAGGAGTATAG
- a CDS encoding HlyD family secretion protein yields MKNNKFFTLAVGTIGLLTLIILVGWYVLKPQPNIIQGEIEATQVKVASKLAGRIDSLYVHEGDEVSIGQMLYTITSPEVHAKYEQANAVKDAAMAQRLKANNGARAEEIQAAYTTWQKAEAAADFAEKSYRRIQNLFDKGVVPAQKRDEVETQYKAAKYTAESAKAVYDMAKKGARNEDKLAAGALVNQASGVVSEVSSYLNETHLKSPINGEVASVIAERGELIGTGYPVITLVDLSDVWVSFNLREDLLAKIKKGKSFTGTIPALGNKEVEFTVTYIAVQGAYATWTATKTSGDFDRKTFEIKAKPTAKNIGLRPGMSVLVDWNKIKE; encoded by the coding sequence ATGAAGAACAACAAGTTTTTTACCCTTGCAGTTGGAACCATTGGATTGCTAACGCTTATTATCCTTGTTGGATGGTACGTGCTTAAGCCACAACCAAACATTATTCAGGGTGAAATTGAGGCAACACAGGTAAAAGTAGCCTCTAAGTTGGCTGGGCGAATAGATAGCCTTTACGTTCACGAAGGTGATGAGGTTAGTATAGGGCAAATGCTCTACACCATAACTAGCCCCGAGGTTCATGCAAAGTACGAGCAGGCAAATGCCGTAAAAGATGCGGCAATGGCGCAACGTCTTAAGGCAAACAACGGGGCTCGTGCAGAAGAAATTCAGGCTGCGTATACCACTTGGCAAAAAGCCGAGGCTGCAGCCGACTTTGCCGAGAAGAGCTACCGCCGTATTCAAAACCTTTTTGATAAGGGGGTGGTGCCTGCACAAAAGCGCGATGAGGTTGAAACCCAGTACAAGGCTGCCAAGTACACCGCCGAGTCGGCAAAGGCCGTTTACGATATGGCTAAGAAGGGGGCTCGTAACGAGGATAAGCTGGCTGCCGGTGCTCTTGTAAACCAGGCTAGCGGCGTTGTTAGCGAGGTTTCATCGTACCTTAATGAGACTCACCTAAAATCGCCAATTAATGGTGAGGTTGCCTCTGTTATTGCAGAGCGTGGTGAGCTTATCGGAACAGGGTATCCTGTAATTACCCTTGTCGATTTATCGGATGTTTGGGTTTCGTTTAACCTGCGCGAGGATCTACTTGCCAAGATAAAAAAGGGCAAATCATTTACAGGAACAATACCAGCCCTTGGCAACAAGGAGGTAGAGTTTACGGTTACCTATATTGCGGTTCAAGGAGCCTATGCAACCTGGACTGCAACCAAGACTTCGGGCGATTTCGACCGCAAAACATTTGAGATTAAGGCAAAACCAACAGCAAAGAACATAGGATTACGCCCAGGAATGAGCGTATTGGTTGACTGGAATAAGATTAAGGAATAA